The Drosophila mauritiana strain mau12 chromosome 2R, ASM438214v1, whole genome shotgun sequence genome has a segment encoding these proteins:
- the LOC117135785 gene encoding uncharacterized protein LOC117135785 isoform X8: MHVKHTQRRVSGPGAFGTFTNDQRASRDNLCPDNQQQQQQQRHSHSHQHLVRQSLVSLSNGQPAASAAPDSVSLLRAGDDQQQHLQQPQLQQQQQQQQHLQQQQQRHRSSSSRLSTSGISKQNSSDSRSGLRILDSSHSPVSCGTQSVSSTGGQSALYDACHEYSRSLSAAAAEGAASLLKSHYSDQQLAQPEPDPEPDPERDRDRDRDRDRDRERERRHLTNLNLNLSSEYDYSGSDKQQLVNETYIFKCIANSPSFLRTNKIKEQSKKLRNLSLKTRTAKKKGQIISKSNAVSDNSLHPGDKYLNLYLVEKKHSLQPQVASTSSSINTPHPQASSAPASSSSTCTKAPQLPALSAVAARQQQLLLNGSLKGKGQSQSQGQSRQTLPGHRASVRSESGSGSSHTIPATGKSPPVPQSLAAKISSSASGSKNCNLLSASSNSCHKLHAHAQGSGAGSGSGSGSGPPGHSHYAAASPKSSVSSNGHLNKYCLTDLTRRKAEFNRQLSAPTDYTHHSSSNGSQQEGSSEANEGHEPVGESTITVASAGVSYPHPYSYPYHYAHHASSATAPANLKASLQLHSFGSHHPCPYPARPTSTSCTNSFNRRHIRRHKGKLGDRLLSGDSEESVRCSYCSVLNVNDNDLRISFENTCTDSLVTAFDDEALLICDQGTEMVHFDDVSLYGTPKEEPMPNIPIVSEKVSANFLKSQLQSWFQPTDNRLAMKLFGSRKALVKERIRQKTSGHWVIHPCSSFRFYWDLCMLLLLVANLIILPVAISFFNDDLSTRWIAFNCLSDTIFLIDIVVNFRTGIMQQDNAEQVILDPKLIAKHYLRTWFFLDLISSIPLDYIFLIFNQDFSDSFQILHAGRALRILRLAKLLSLVRLLRLSRLVRYVSQWEEVYFLNMASVFMRIFNLICMMLLIGHWSGCLQFLVPMLQGFPSNSWVSINELQESYWLEQYSWALFKAMSHMLCIGYGRFPPQSLTDMWLTMLSMISGATCYALFLGHATNLIQSLDSSRRQYREKVKQVEEYMAYRKLPRDMRQRITEYFEHRYQGKFFDEELILGELSEKLREDVINYNCRSLVASVPFFANADSNFVSDVVTKLKYEVFQPGDIIIKEGTIGTKMYFIQEGVVDIVMANGEVATSLSDGSYFGEICLLTNARRVASVRAETYCNLFSLSVDHFNCVLDQYPLMRKTMETVAAERLNKIGKNPNIMHQKDEQLSNPESNTITAVVNALAAEADDCKDDDMDLKENLLHGSESSIAEPVQTIREGLPRPRSGEFRALFEGNTP, from the exons ATGCACGTTAAACACACTCAGCGCCGAGTCAGCGGTCCTGGAGCCTTCGGAACCTTTACCAACGATCAACG TGCCAGCCGCGACAACTTGTGCCCGGacaaccagcagcagcagcagcagcagcggcactCGCACTCGCACCAGCACTTGGTGCGCCAGTCTCTGGTGAGTCTCAGCAACGGCCAGCCGGCGGCATCGGCGGCGCCGGACAGCGTCTCGCTGCTGCGAGCGGGCGAtgaccagcagcagcatctccAGCAGccacaactgcagcaacagcagcagcagcagcagcacctgcaacagcaacagcaacggcaccgcagcagcagcagtcgacTATCGACGAGCGGCATCTCCAAGCAGAACTCATCGGACAGCAGGAGCGGACTGCGCATCCTCGACAGCAGCCACAGTCCGGTGAGCTGTGGCACCCAGAGCGTGAGCAGCACTGGTGGCCAGTCGGCGCTCTACGATGCCTGTCACGAGTATTCGCGCAGCTTGAGTGCAGCTGCCGCTGAAGGAGCCGCGTCGCTGCTCAAGAGCCACTACAGTGACCAGCAGTTGGCGCAGCCGGAGCCAGACCCAGAACCGGATCCGGAAAGGGATCGGGACCGGGATAGGGACAGGGATAGAGACAGAGAACGGGAGCGTCGCCACCTGACCAACCTCAATCTCAATCTAAGCAGCGAGTACGACTACAGCGGAAGTGATAAGCAGCAGCTGGTCAACGAGACGTACATCTTCAAGTGCATCGCCAACAGTCCTTCGTTCCTGCGCACCAACAAGATCAAGGAGCAGTCCAAGAAGCTGCGGAATCTCTCCCTCAAGACACGCACCGCCAAGAAGAAGGGCCAGATCATCTCCAAGTCGAACGCGGTGTCGGATAACTCGCTGCATCCGGGCGACAAGTACCTGAACTTGTATCTGGTGGAGAAGAAGCACTCGCTGCAGCCGCAGGTGGCCTCCACGTCGAGTTCCATCAACACCCCGCATCCGCAGGCTTCCTCGGCGCCAGCCAGTTCGTCCTCCACCTGCACCAAGGCGCCGCAGTTGCCCGCCTTGTCGGCGGTTGCTGcccgccagcagcagctgttgcTAAACGGATCGCTGAAGGGCAAGGGACAGAGTCAGAGTCAGGGGCAGAGCCGGCAGACGCTGCCCGGCCATCGGGCGTCGGTGAGGAGCGAGAGTGGAAGCGGGAGCAGCCACACCATTCCGGCGACGGGCAAGAGTCCGCCGGTGCCGCAATCGCTGGCGGCCAAGATCAGCAGCTCGGCAAGCGGCAGCAAGAACTGCAATTTGCTCAGCGCCAGCAGCAACTCATGCCACAAGCTGCACGCCCACGCCCAAGGATCGGGAGCAGGATCGGGATCTGGATCGGGATCAGGACCACCCGGACACAGTCACTACGCGGCCGCCTCGCCCAAGAGCTCGGTCAGCAGCAACGGTCACCTGAACAAGTACTGCCTCACGGACCTCACGCGCCGCAAGGCCGAGTTCAATCGCCAGCTGAGCGCGCCCACGGACTACACGCACCACTCCTCCAGCAACGGATCGCAGCAGGAGGGCTCCTCGGAGGCCAACGAGGGCCACGAACCGGTCGGCGAGTCCACCATCACCGTAGCCAGCGCCGGCGTATCGTATCCGCATCCGTACTCCTATCCGTATCACTACGCGCACCACGCCTCCTCGGCCACAGCGCCCGCCAATCTCAAGGCGTCGCTGCAGCTGCACAGCTTCGGGAGCCACCATCCGTGTCCTTATCCGGCAAGGCCCACGTCCACGTCGTGCACCAATAGCTTCAATCGGCGCCACATCCGCCGGCACAAGGGCAAGCTCGGCGATCG ACTGCTGAGCGGGGATAGTGAGGAATCGGTGCGCTGCTCCTACTGCTCGGTGCTGAATGTGAACGACAACGACCTGCGCATTTCGTTCGAGAACACCTGCACCGATTCGCTGGTAACCGCTTTCGATGATGAAGCCCTGCTAATATGCGACCAAGGAACCGAAATG GTACACTTTGATGACGTGTCGTTGTACGGCACTCCGAAAGAGGAGCCCATGCCCAACATACCGATCGTGTCGGAAAAAGTCTCTGCGAATTTCCTAAAAAGTCAATTGCAATCATGGTTCCAGCCGACGGACAACCGACTGGCCATGAAACTGTTTGGCAGCCGAAAGGCGCTGGTCAAGGAGCGCATACGTCAGAAAACTTCCGGGCACTGGGTCATACACCCGTGCAGTTCATTCAG GTTTTACTGGGACCTTTGCATGCTTTTATTATTAGTAGCAAATCTTATTATCCTGCCAGTCGCAATATCATTCTTCAACGATGATCTGAGCACACGATGGATTGCCTTCAACTGCCTAAGTGATACTATTTTTTTAATAGATATTGTAGTCAATTTTAGAACAG GAATTATGCAACAAGACAACGCTGAACAAGTAATATTGGATCCAAAGCTTATAGCTAAACACTATTTAAGAACTTGGTTTTTTCTCGATTTGATTTCGTCGATACCGCtagattatatatttttaattttcaatcaA GATTTCTCTGATTCTTTTCAAATATTGCATGCCGGACGCGCCCTGCGCATCCTGCGCCTGGCCAAGCTCCTATCCCTGGTGCGACTGCTCCGCCTTTCCCGCCTCGTGCGCTACGTGTCCCAATGGGAGGAGGTCTAT TTCCTCAATATGGCCTCGGTCTTCATGAGGATcttcaatttaatttgcatgatGCTCCTGATCGGCCATTGGAGCGGTTGCTTGCAGTTCTTAGTGCCAATGTTGCAGGGTTTTCCATCCAACTCCTGGGTCTCCATCAACGAGTTGCAG GAATCGTACTGGCTGGAGCAGTATTCGTGGGCATTGTTCAAGGCCATGTCGCACATGCTCTGCATAGGCtacggcag ATTCCCGCCACAATCACTGACAGACATGTGGCTGACGATGCTATCGATGATATCCGGGGCCACCTGTTACGCATTGTTCCTCGGTCACGCGACCAATCTCATCCAGAGCTTGGACTCCAGCCGGCGCCAGTATCGCGAGAAGGTCAAACAGGTGGAGGAGTACATGGCCTACCGCAAGCTGCCACGCGACATGCGGCAGCGCATCACGGAATACTTCGAGCATCGGTACCAGGGTAAATTCTTCGATGAAGAGTTGATACTTGGCGAGTTGAGCGAAAAACTGCGCGAGGATGTCATCAACTACAACTGCAG ATCCCTCGTGGCGTCAGTGCCTTTTTTTGCTAATGCCGATTCGAATTTCGTTTCCGACGTAGTTACCAAACTGAAATACGAAGTTTTCCAACCAG GTGATATTATCATAAAGGAGGGTACGATCGGTACTAAGATGTACTTCATACAGGAGGGCGTGGTGGACATTGTCATGGCCAACGGCGAG GTTGCCACCTCACTTTCGGATGGGTCCTACTTCGGTGAGATCTGTCTGCTGACCAATGCGCGTCGTGTGGCCAGCGTGCGAGCCGAAACCTATTGCAATCTATTCTCGTTGAGCGTGGATCATTT
- the LOC117135785 gene encoding uncharacterized protein LOC117135785 isoform X7 → MHVKHTQRRVSGPGAFGTFTNDQRSASRDNLCPDNQQQQQQQRHSHSHQHLVRQSLVSLSNGQPAASAAPDSVSLLRAGDDQQQHLQQPQLQQQQQQQQHLQQQQQRHRSSSSRLSTSGISKQNSSDSRSGLRILDSSHSPVSCGTQSVSSTGGQSALYDACHEYSRSLSAAAAEGAASLLKSHYSDQQLAQPEPDPEPDPERDRDRDRDRDRDRERERRHLTNLNLNLSSEYDYSGSDKQQLVNETYIFKCIANSPSFLRTNKIKEQSKKLRNLSLKTRTAKKKGQIISKSNAVSDNSLHPGDKYLNLYLVEKKHSLQPQVASTSSSINTPHPQASSAPASSSSTCTKAPQLPALSAVAARQQQLLLNGSLKGKGQSQSQGQSRQTLPGHRASVRSESGSGSSHTIPATGKSPPVPQSLAAKISSSASGSKNCNLLSASSNSCHKLHAHAQGSGAGSGSGSGSGPPGHSHYAAASPKSSVSSNGHLNKYCLTDLTRRKAEFNRQLSAPTDYTHHSSSNGSQQEGSSEANEGHEPVGESTITVASAGVSYPHPYSYPYHYAHHASSATAPANLKASLQLHSFGSHHPCPYPARPTSTSCTNSFNRRHIRRHKGKLGDRLLSGDSEESVRCSYCSVLNVNDNDLRISFENTCTDSLVTAFDDEALLICDQGTEMVHFDDVSLYGTPKEEPMPNIPIVSEKVSANFLKSQLQSWFQPTDNRLAMKLFGSRKALVKERIRQKTSGHWVIHPCSSFRFYWDLCMLLLLVANLIILPVAISFFNDDLSTRWIAFNCLSDTIFLIDIVVNFRTGIMQQDNAEQVILDPKLIAKHYLRTWFFLDLISSIPLDYIFLIFNQDFSDSFQILHAGRALRILRLAKLLSLVRLLRLSRLVRYVSQWEEVYFLNMASVFMRIFNLICMMLLIGHWSGCLQFLVPMLQGFPSNSWVSINELQESYWLEQYSWALFKAMSHMLCIGYGRFPPQSLTDMWLTMLSMISGATCYALFLGHATNLIQSLDSSRRQYREKVKQVEEYMAYRKLPRDMRQRITEYFEHRYQGKFFDEELILGELSEKLREDVINYNCRSLVASVPFFANADSNFVSDVVTKLKYEVFQPGDIIIKEGTIGTKMYFIQEGVVDIVMANGEVATSLSDGSYFGEICLLTNARRVASVRAETYCNLFSLSVDHFNCVLDQYPLMRKTMETVAAERLNKIGKNPNIMHQKDEQLSNPESNTITAVVNALAAEADDCKDDDMDLKENLLHGSESSIAEPVQTIREGLPRPRSGEFRALFEGNTP, encoded by the exons ATGCACGTTAAACACACTCAGCGCCGAGTCAGCGGTCCTGGAGCCTTCGGAACCTTTACCAACGATCAACG CAGTGCCAGCCGCGACAACTTGTGCCCGGacaaccagcagcagcagcagcagcagcggcactCGCACTCGCACCAGCACTTGGTGCGCCAGTCTCTGGTGAGTCTCAGCAACGGCCAGCCGGCGGCATCGGCGGCGCCGGACAGCGTCTCGCTGCTGCGAGCGGGCGAtgaccagcagcagcatctccAGCAGccacaactgcagcaacagcagcagcagcagcagcacctgcaacagcaacagcaacggcaccgcagcagcagcagtcgacTATCGACGAGCGGCATCTCCAAGCAGAACTCATCGGACAGCAGGAGCGGACTGCGCATCCTCGACAGCAGCCACAGTCCGGTGAGCTGTGGCACCCAGAGCGTGAGCAGCACTGGTGGCCAGTCGGCGCTCTACGATGCCTGTCACGAGTATTCGCGCAGCTTGAGTGCAGCTGCCGCTGAAGGAGCCGCGTCGCTGCTCAAGAGCCACTACAGTGACCAGCAGTTGGCGCAGCCGGAGCCAGACCCAGAACCGGATCCGGAAAGGGATCGGGACCGGGATAGGGACAGGGATAGAGACAGAGAACGGGAGCGTCGCCACCTGACCAACCTCAATCTCAATCTAAGCAGCGAGTACGACTACAGCGGAAGTGATAAGCAGCAGCTGGTCAACGAGACGTACATCTTCAAGTGCATCGCCAACAGTCCTTCGTTCCTGCGCACCAACAAGATCAAGGAGCAGTCCAAGAAGCTGCGGAATCTCTCCCTCAAGACACGCACCGCCAAGAAGAAGGGCCAGATCATCTCCAAGTCGAACGCGGTGTCGGATAACTCGCTGCATCCGGGCGACAAGTACCTGAACTTGTATCTGGTGGAGAAGAAGCACTCGCTGCAGCCGCAGGTGGCCTCCACGTCGAGTTCCATCAACACCCCGCATCCGCAGGCTTCCTCGGCGCCAGCCAGTTCGTCCTCCACCTGCACCAAGGCGCCGCAGTTGCCCGCCTTGTCGGCGGTTGCTGcccgccagcagcagctgttgcTAAACGGATCGCTGAAGGGCAAGGGACAGAGTCAGAGTCAGGGGCAGAGCCGGCAGACGCTGCCCGGCCATCGGGCGTCGGTGAGGAGCGAGAGTGGAAGCGGGAGCAGCCACACCATTCCGGCGACGGGCAAGAGTCCGCCGGTGCCGCAATCGCTGGCGGCCAAGATCAGCAGCTCGGCAAGCGGCAGCAAGAACTGCAATTTGCTCAGCGCCAGCAGCAACTCATGCCACAAGCTGCACGCCCACGCCCAAGGATCGGGAGCAGGATCGGGATCTGGATCGGGATCAGGACCACCCGGACACAGTCACTACGCGGCCGCCTCGCCCAAGAGCTCGGTCAGCAGCAACGGTCACCTGAACAAGTACTGCCTCACGGACCTCACGCGCCGCAAGGCCGAGTTCAATCGCCAGCTGAGCGCGCCCACGGACTACACGCACCACTCCTCCAGCAACGGATCGCAGCAGGAGGGCTCCTCGGAGGCCAACGAGGGCCACGAACCGGTCGGCGAGTCCACCATCACCGTAGCCAGCGCCGGCGTATCGTATCCGCATCCGTACTCCTATCCGTATCACTACGCGCACCACGCCTCCTCGGCCACAGCGCCCGCCAATCTCAAGGCGTCGCTGCAGCTGCACAGCTTCGGGAGCCACCATCCGTGTCCTTATCCGGCAAGGCCCACGTCCACGTCGTGCACCAATAGCTTCAATCGGCGCCACATCCGCCGGCACAAGGGCAAGCTCGGCGATCG ACTGCTGAGCGGGGATAGTGAGGAATCGGTGCGCTGCTCCTACTGCTCGGTGCTGAATGTGAACGACAACGACCTGCGCATTTCGTTCGAGAACACCTGCACCGATTCGCTGGTAACCGCTTTCGATGATGAAGCCCTGCTAATATGCGACCAAGGAACCGAAATG GTACACTTTGATGACGTGTCGTTGTACGGCACTCCGAAAGAGGAGCCCATGCCCAACATACCGATCGTGTCGGAAAAAGTCTCTGCGAATTTCCTAAAAAGTCAATTGCAATCATGGTTCCAGCCGACGGACAACCGACTGGCCATGAAACTGTTTGGCAGCCGAAAGGCGCTGGTCAAGGAGCGCATACGTCAGAAAACTTCCGGGCACTGGGTCATACACCCGTGCAGTTCATTCAG GTTTTACTGGGACCTTTGCATGCTTTTATTATTAGTAGCAAATCTTATTATCCTGCCAGTCGCAATATCATTCTTCAACGATGATCTGAGCACACGATGGATTGCCTTCAACTGCCTAAGTGATACTATTTTTTTAATAGATATTGTAGTCAATTTTAGAACAG GAATTATGCAACAAGACAACGCTGAACAAGTAATATTGGATCCAAAGCTTATAGCTAAACACTATTTAAGAACTTGGTTTTTTCTCGATTTGATTTCGTCGATACCGCtagattatatatttttaattttcaatcaA GATTTCTCTGATTCTTTTCAAATATTGCATGCCGGACGCGCCCTGCGCATCCTGCGCCTGGCCAAGCTCCTATCCCTGGTGCGACTGCTCCGCCTTTCCCGCCTCGTGCGCTACGTGTCCCAATGGGAGGAGGTCTAT TTCCTCAATATGGCCTCGGTCTTCATGAGGATcttcaatttaatttgcatgatGCTCCTGATCGGCCATTGGAGCGGTTGCTTGCAGTTCTTAGTGCCAATGTTGCAGGGTTTTCCATCCAACTCCTGGGTCTCCATCAACGAGTTGCAG GAATCGTACTGGCTGGAGCAGTATTCGTGGGCATTGTTCAAGGCCATGTCGCACATGCTCTGCATAGGCtacggcag ATTCCCGCCACAATCACTGACAGACATGTGGCTGACGATGCTATCGATGATATCCGGGGCCACCTGTTACGCATTGTTCCTCGGTCACGCGACCAATCTCATCCAGAGCTTGGACTCCAGCCGGCGCCAGTATCGCGAGAAGGTCAAACAGGTGGAGGAGTACATGGCCTACCGCAAGCTGCCACGCGACATGCGGCAGCGCATCACGGAATACTTCGAGCATCGGTACCAGGGTAAATTCTTCGATGAAGAGTTGATACTTGGCGAGTTGAGCGAAAAACTGCGCGAGGATGTCATCAACTACAACTGCAG ATCCCTCGTGGCGTCAGTGCCTTTTTTTGCTAATGCCGATTCGAATTTCGTTTCCGACGTAGTTACCAAACTGAAATACGAAGTTTTCCAACCAG GTGATATTATCATAAAGGAGGGTACGATCGGTACTAAGATGTACTTCATACAGGAGGGCGTGGTGGACATTGTCATGGCCAACGGCGAG GTTGCCACCTCACTTTCGGATGGGTCCTACTTCGGTGAGATCTGTCTGCTGACCAATGCGCGTCGTGTGGCCAGCGTGCGAGCCGAAACCTATTGCAATCTATTCTCGTTGAGCGTGGATCATTT
- the LOC117135785 gene encoding uncharacterized protein LOC117135785 isoform X6, which translates to MHVKHTQRRVSGPGAFGTFTNDQRASRDNLCPDNQQQQQQQRHSHSHQHLVRQSLVSLSNGQPAASAAPDSVSLLRAGDDQQQHLQQPQLQQQQQQQQHLQQQQQRHRSSSSRLSTSGISKQNSSDSRSGLRILDSSHSPVSCGTQSVSSTGGQSALYDACHEYSRSLSAAAAEGAASLLKSHYSDQQLAQPEPDPEPDPERDRDRDRDRDRDRERERRHLTNLNLNLSSEYDYSGSDKQQLVNETYIFKCIANSPSFLRTNKIKEQSKKLRNLSLKTRTAKKKGQIISKSNAVSDNSLHPGDKYLNLYLVEKKHSLQPQVASTSSSINTPHPQASSAPASSSSTCTKAPQLPALSAVAARQQQLLLNGSLKGKGQSQSQGQSRQTLPGHRASVRSESGSGSSHTIPATGKSPPVPQSLAAKISSSASGSKNCNLLSASSNSCHKLHAHAQGSGAGSGSGSGSGPPGHSHYAAASPKSSVSSNGHLNKYCLTDLTRRKAEFNRQLSAPTDYTHHSSSNGSQQEGSSEANEGHEPVGESTITVASAGVSYPHPYSYPYHYAHHASSATAPANLKASLQLHSFGSHHPCPYPARPTSTSCTNSFNRRHIRRHKGKLGDRLLSGDSEESVRCSYCSVLNVNDNDLRISFENTCTDSLVTAFDDEALLICDQGTEMVHFDDVSLYGTPKEEPMPNIPIVSEKVSANFLKSQLQSWFQPTDNRLAMKLFGSRKALVKERIRQKTSGHWVIHPCSSFRFYWDLCMLLLLVANLIILPVAISFFNDDLSTRWIAFNCLSDTIFLIDIVVNFRTGIMQQDNAEQVILDPKLIAKHYLRTWFFLDLISSIPLDYIFLIFNQIMKLQDFSDSFQILHAGRALRILRLAKLLSLVRLLRLSRLVRYVSQWEEVYFLNMASVFMRIFNLICMMLLIGHWSGCLQFLVPMLQGFPSNSWVSINELQESYWLEQYSWALFKAMSHMLCIGYGRFPPQSLTDMWLTMLSMISGATCYALFLGHATNLIQSLDSSRRQYREKVKQVEEYMAYRKLPRDMRQRITEYFEHRYQGKFFDEELILGELSEKLREDVINYNCRSLVASVPFFANADSNFVSDVVTKLKYEVFQPGDIIIKEGTIGTKMYFIQEGVVDIVMANGEVATSLSDGSYFGEICLLTNARRVASVRAETYCNLFSLSVDHFNCVLDQYPLMRKTMETVAAERLNKIGKNPNIMHQKDEQLSNPESNTITAVVNALAAEADDCKDDDMDLKENLLHGSESSIAEPVQTIREGLPRPRSGEFRALFEGNTP; encoded by the exons ATGCACGTTAAACACACTCAGCGCCGAGTCAGCGGTCCTGGAGCCTTCGGAACCTTTACCAACGATCAACG TGCCAGCCGCGACAACTTGTGCCCGGacaaccagcagcagcagcagcagcagcggcactCGCACTCGCACCAGCACTTGGTGCGCCAGTCTCTGGTGAGTCTCAGCAACGGCCAGCCGGCGGCATCGGCGGCGCCGGACAGCGTCTCGCTGCTGCGAGCGGGCGAtgaccagcagcagcatctccAGCAGccacaactgcagcaacagcagcagcagcagcagcacctgcaacagcaacagcaacggcaccgcagcagcagcagtcgacTATCGACGAGCGGCATCTCCAAGCAGAACTCATCGGACAGCAGGAGCGGACTGCGCATCCTCGACAGCAGCCACAGTCCGGTGAGCTGTGGCACCCAGAGCGTGAGCAGCACTGGTGGCCAGTCGGCGCTCTACGATGCCTGTCACGAGTATTCGCGCAGCTTGAGTGCAGCTGCCGCTGAAGGAGCCGCGTCGCTGCTCAAGAGCCACTACAGTGACCAGCAGTTGGCGCAGCCGGAGCCAGACCCAGAACCGGATCCGGAAAGGGATCGGGACCGGGATAGGGACAGGGATAGAGACAGAGAACGGGAGCGTCGCCACCTGACCAACCTCAATCTCAATCTAAGCAGCGAGTACGACTACAGCGGAAGTGATAAGCAGCAGCTGGTCAACGAGACGTACATCTTCAAGTGCATCGCCAACAGTCCTTCGTTCCTGCGCACCAACAAGATCAAGGAGCAGTCCAAGAAGCTGCGGAATCTCTCCCTCAAGACACGCACCGCCAAGAAGAAGGGCCAGATCATCTCCAAGTCGAACGCGGTGTCGGATAACTCGCTGCATCCGGGCGACAAGTACCTGAACTTGTATCTGGTGGAGAAGAAGCACTCGCTGCAGCCGCAGGTGGCCTCCACGTCGAGTTCCATCAACACCCCGCATCCGCAGGCTTCCTCGGCGCCAGCCAGTTCGTCCTCCACCTGCACCAAGGCGCCGCAGTTGCCCGCCTTGTCGGCGGTTGCTGcccgccagcagcagctgttgcTAAACGGATCGCTGAAGGGCAAGGGACAGAGTCAGAGTCAGGGGCAGAGCCGGCAGACGCTGCCCGGCCATCGGGCGTCGGTGAGGAGCGAGAGTGGAAGCGGGAGCAGCCACACCATTCCGGCGACGGGCAAGAGTCCGCCGGTGCCGCAATCGCTGGCGGCCAAGATCAGCAGCTCGGCAAGCGGCAGCAAGAACTGCAATTTGCTCAGCGCCAGCAGCAACTCATGCCACAAGCTGCACGCCCACGCCCAAGGATCGGGAGCAGGATCGGGATCTGGATCGGGATCAGGACCACCCGGACACAGTCACTACGCGGCCGCCTCGCCCAAGAGCTCGGTCAGCAGCAACGGTCACCTGAACAAGTACTGCCTCACGGACCTCACGCGCCGCAAGGCCGAGTTCAATCGCCAGCTGAGCGCGCCCACGGACTACACGCACCACTCCTCCAGCAACGGATCGCAGCAGGAGGGCTCCTCGGAGGCCAACGAGGGCCACGAACCGGTCGGCGAGTCCACCATCACCGTAGCCAGCGCCGGCGTATCGTATCCGCATCCGTACTCCTATCCGTATCACTACGCGCACCACGCCTCCTCGGCCACAGCGCCCGCCAATCTCAAGGCGTCGCTGCAGCTGCACAGCTTCGGGAGCCACCATCCGTGTCCTTATCCGGCAAGGCCCACGTCCACGTCGTGCACCAATAGCTTCAATCGGCGCCACATCCGCCGGCACAAGGGCAAGCTCGGCGATCG ACTGCTGAGCGGGGATAGTGAGGAATCGGTGCGCTGCTCCTACTGCTCGGTGCTGAATGTGAACGACAACGACCTGCGCATTTCGTTCGAGAACACCTGCACCGATTCGCTGGTAACCGCTTTCGATGATGAAGCCCTGCTAATATGCGACCAAGGAACCGAAATG GTACACTTTGATGACGTGTCGTTGTACGGCACTCCGAAAGAGGAGCCCATGCCCAACATACCGATCGTGTCGGAAAAAGTCTCTGCGAATTTCCTAAAAAGTCAATTGCAATCATGGTTCCAGCCGACGGACAACCGACTGGCCATGAAACTGTTTGGCAGCCGAAAGGCGCTGGTCAAGGAGCGCATACGTCAGAAAACTTCCGGGCACTGGGTCATACACCCGTGCAGTTCATTCAG GTTTTACTGGGACCTTTGCATGCTTTTATTATTAGTAGCAAATCTTATTATCCTGCCAGTCGCAATATCATTCTTCAACGATGATCTGAGCACACGATGGATTGCCTTCAACTGCCTAAGTGATACTATTTTTTTAATAGATATTGTAGTCAATTTTAGAACAG GAATTATGCAACAAGACAACGCTGAACAAGTAATATTGGATCCAAAGCTTATAGCTAAACACTATTTAAGAACTTGGTTTTTTCTCGATTTGATTTCGTCGATACCGCtagattatatatttttaattttcaatcaA atTATGAAATTGCAGGATTTCTCTGATTCTTTTCAAATATTGCATGCCGGACGCGCCCTGCGCATCCTGCGCCTGGCCAAGCTCCTATCCCTGGTGCGACTGCTCCGCCTTTCCCGCCTCGTGCGCTACGTGTCCCAATGGGAGGAGGTCTAT TTCCTCAATATGGCCTCGGTCTTCATGAGGATcttcaatttaatttgcatgatGCTCCTGATCGGCCATTGGAGCGGTTGCTTGCAGTTCTTAGTGCCAATGTTGCAGGGTTTTCCATCCAACTCCTGGGTCTCCATCAACGAGTTGCAG GAATCGTACTGGCTGGAGCAGTATTCGTGGGCATTGTTCAAGGCCATGTCGCACATGCTCTGCATAGGCtacggcag ATTCCCGCCACAATCACTGACAGACATGTGGCTGACGATGCTATCGATGATATCCGGGGCCACCTGTTACGCATTGTTCCTCGGTCACGCGACCAATCTCATCCAGAGCTTGGACTCCAGCCGGCGCCAGTATCGCGAGAAGGTCAAACAGGTGGAGGAGTACATGGCCTACCGCAAGCTGCCACGCGACATGCGGCAGCGCATCACGGAATACTTCGAGCATCGGTACCAGGGTAAATTCTTCGATGAAGAGTTGATACTTGGCGAGTTGAGCGAAAAACTGCGCGAGGATGTCATCAACTACAACTGCAG ATCCCTCGTGGCGTCAGTGCCTTTTTTTGCTAATGCCGATTCGAATTTCGTTTCCGACGTAGTTACCAAACTGAAATACGAAGTTTTCCAACCAG GTGATATTATCATAAAGGAGGGTACGATCGGTACTAAGATGTACTTCATACAGGAGGGCGTGGTGGACATTGTCATGGCCAACGGCGAG GTTGCCACCTCACTTTCGGATGGGTCCTACTTCGGTGAGATCTGTCTGCTGACCAATGCGCGTCGTGTGGCCAGCGTGCGAGCCGAAACCTATTGCAATCTATTCTCGTTGAGCGTGGATCATTT